Genomic window (Musa acuminata AAA Group cultivar baxijiao chromosome BXJ1-9, Cavendish_Baxijiao_AAA, whole genome shotgun sequence):
ATCTTGTATCTGCTGCAGACCACATTCGTGTATCTGTCTGTCTTCTTTAGTTTCAGAGGCATGCTGCTTTCTTGATCTGTCTGTCGTGACTCCAACTTTGCCATCTTGTGCTGCAGTATCTGGATGAGAACAACCGCTTGATCATTGCGATAGTCGATGGCCAGAATCCGGGGAATCTGGAGGATTCTATTCGGTAAGTTTGGTCTTCCCATTGTTTGGTTCTGTTGGTATCTTTGCAAACCATTCCTCACATACGTTTACTAGAGGGTGCAGCATTTTGGAAGAACTTTAGTGCTCCTGCAGAAGACTTGTATGCTTCCGTATCAAATTTACTGGAACTGCACTCTCGATGTCGATATCTAAAATGTTCTCTGTTTTTATTCTCTGTTgcagaaatattaaaaaatttcaagaaaatctCGCTTTCCTCATCGATCTTGCAGATAGTCAACCACTTCGATTGCCGATCACTGCTCAGGTATGAATTATGCAATGAACATCACTTTCTTTGTTTCACAAGTTCTCAGATTGTGTCCTAACCTAGCTCTTAATTTGTTGGTTTGATGAATGTATTGGTTCCTTGGCTTCACTGTAATTGATAGTCACAATTAATCTTGTACATAGATTGGATCAGATATTGGATACAAGAATATCAAATTGATACTATATCCTGTAACTTTATTTGTCTAACACATACGCAAACTGAAGCTAAATGTAGTATGGATATTGATTCAGAATAGATCTTAGGTGGTTAATATCATATGAATCTAGGATACTGTGAGAAAAAATTACTGATTAAGAAACTAATTCAAATATGTCAATCACATGTTTCAGGTTAGAAACATTCAAAACAAACGTTTGAAGCAAAAGAAGTAGAGCAAGATGACATTTTACgtagaaaattaattcaaatgaTACCTTTTCATGATTAATATAGGAAAATTCAATAAGATATTTGGATATTTTAATAAATGTTTGAACTCAATCTATATCCATACCTGTCTCTGGAAGATTTTGAATAGTTGTAGTCACATATGGATACAGATATGTGATAGATGCACAATTATGCAGTCATATCTAGTTTCACTTAGAAAACAGATTTCTAAGTGACATCATAGTTGGATGGTAAATTTTCTTGTCATCAAATTGTTTCTATGCTATAGAAGACTAGAGAAGCTTTCTGACAACATGTTTCTATATGGCTTTTCTCCAACAGTGTCCTATCAATAGATTTGTACGACCGGGCTCTGCATATGTGCAACCCCAGCAAGCTCAGCAGTATCCCATCAATGGCGTCTGGCAACCGATCTTTCAGTTAATCCAACCCCAGCAAGCTCCACAATATCCTCCCAGTACTACCATGCAACAAGATGCTCAGTTAATGCAGAGTGAGCAAGCTCAACAGATGAATTCTCAATTCTCGACAGTTTTCCAAGCCATAATGTTGCATGATCAGATATACAAATCTCAACTGGCACAACAGATAATGCTTCAAGATCAGATATCTCAACCCCATATGACCCAGACAACACTGCTACATGGCCATATATACCAATCCCAATTAGCTCAACCAATAATGCTACATGATCAAATATCACAACCCCGATTAGGGCAACCCATAATGCTGCATGATCAGATACCCCAACCCCAGTCAGCCCAACCAGAAATGCCACATGACCAGATTTCCGAAACCCAACATATGGAAGAAGCACCATTGCTCGGTCAGATGGAGAGTAGCTCAGGTGGAACTGATGGAAACATGCTGCAAGGTCAGACCGTGGAAGACCATGGGATGCTGACCGTAGGAGCCTTTCCCAGTGTTGTCAGCAGCAGTGGAAGAGGAAATATACTACCTGAAACTTTATTATCAGCTCATACACAAAGTGACAGATTTGTAGTTGATCCTATAACCATGTCTCTCTACCTGTCAAACTCTGGACAAGAAGGGAATTGGGATGTCGGCAGTGGCTGAATGATGCTCTTAAAAGCTTCTTGAGACAAATAATGATGCTACAAGCTAAACAAAAATATCATCTAGTTGATTGCTGCTTGGAAAATGGAAAATATTCTCCGGaactcttgtgaattttgcttCAAACATGGTGATTATTTTGATCATCGTGATACATGTATTCATGTGGATTTGCAGATCATATGATGCGAGTGGTTGATCCTTCTGGATTatgtaaaagaaaatatattttaattg
Coding sequences:
- the LOC135594349 gene encoding uncharacterized protein LOC135594349, which codes for MQRQTLLRYASSTTTDLIQQYLDENNRLIIAIVDGQNPGNLEDSIRNIKKFQENLAFLIDLADSQPLRLPITAQCPINRFVRPGSAYVQPQQAQQYPINGVWQPIFQLIQPQQAPQYPPSTTMQQDAQLMQSEQAQQMNSQFSTVFQAIMLHDQIYKSQLAQQIMLQDQISQPHMTQTTLLHGHIYQSQLAQPIMLHDQISQPRLGQPIMLHDQIPQPQSAQPEMPHDQISETQHMEEAPLLGQMESSSGGTDGNMLQGQTVEDHGMLTVGAFPSVVSSSGRGNILPETLLSAHTQSDRFVVDPITMSLYLSNSGQEGNWDVGSG